The nucleotide sequence CAGTCCAGTGCACCAAGGCGCCCGTCAAATATGGCGGCAGCCGTGTCGCGAAAATCCTGCGCCGTGTAGGTGTAGGTGCCGATGAAAGTGATTTCTTGCAGGGTCATGCGGCGAATGTCCAAGCCGCCCGTCGCCTCGCCCAGACCAATATGCATAATCACACCACCGGGCCGGGTGATGGCGGTGGCATCTGCCCGGGTCGCGGCATAACCGACGCCGTCGATCACAAGATCAGCTTCGGTGATTGTCCCGGGTTCGACCGCCGTGAAGCCTTCGATATGCTCGAGGGTTTCACGGCGTACCGCATTAGGTTCGATCACGTGAATATCTGTGGCGCCGAATGCCCTTAGGCAAAGGGCAGCGCCCACGCCGATTGCGCCACCACCGACAACAACACATCGTGCTTCTGCGATGGGAATGTCGAGTGCGTCGGCACCCAATCTCACCGCGTGCCAACCGCAGGCCAATGGTTCCGCCAAGGCCGCTTTCGCAAGCGGTACATCGTCAGGTACTTCAACAAGATTGCGATCCGCCATCACGACAAGCTCGCCAAAAGCCCCTTCGCGTGGTGGCATTGATATGATCATCCGGTCCGGGCACAGATTGTCGCGGCCAGACTTGCAGGCCTTGCATAGCCCACAGGTGGTCAAAGGGTTGATCGTCATGCGCTTTC is from Yoonia sp. GPGPB17 and encodes:
- a CDS encoding alcohol dehydrogenase catalytic domain-containing protein; the encoded protein is MKALVYDDVETLVYRYMADPVPAAGQSLIRIEASGICGSDMHAYLGHDERRPAPIILGHEAAGTVEGGALNGKRMTINPLTTCGLCKACKSGRDNLCPDRMIISMPPREGAFGELVVMADRNLVEVPDDVPLAKAALAEPLACGWHAVRLGADALDIPIAEARCVVVGGGAIGVGAALCLRAFGATDIHVIEPNAVRRETLEHIEGFTAVEPGTITEADLVIDGVGYAATRADATAITRPGGVIMHIGLGEATGGLDIRRMTLQEITFIGTYTYTAQDFRDTAAAIFDGRLGALDWTEERPLSEGGQAFADIRAGVVAAPKIILRP